The following are encoded together in the Glycine max cultivar Williams 82 chromosome 8, Glycine_max_v4.0, whole genome shotgun sequence genome:
- the LOC100527287 gene encoding uncharacterized protein, giving the protein MGRWMKPEVYPLLAAMTFVTGMCVFQLTRNVLGNPDVRINKTRRSMAVLENREEGEKYAEHGLRKFLRTRPPEIMPTINHFFSEDK; this is encoded by the exons ATGGGGCGTTGGATGAAACCAGAG GTTTACCCTCTATTGGCTGCAATGACCTTTGTTACCGGCATGTGTGTGTTCCAACTAACAAGAAATGTGCTCGGGAACCCTGATGTTAG GATTAACAAAACTCGGAGAAGCATGGCAGTGTTGGAGAACagagaagagggagagaaaTATGCTGAGCATGGCCTGAGGAAGTTCCTTCGTACTCGACCACCAGAGATTATGCCAACCATCAACCACTTCTTCAGCGAGGATAAATGA